acaattgaacacttctggggcgatccctcaggaggccgccaccgagggacactttgacagtgaggaaccctctgcaccttcccactctgcaccttcccactctgcaccttcccactctgcaccttcccactctactgatccctctttcccatccacgagcgctggagcatcctggccggttccattgcatgtagctgctggtgagaacatagcgtttcctgtaccccacccctctgctgcagccacctctagtacacctgtagcatcggggcggtttcgccagaggggtcaggtacatagttatgctcccgagttcttgcacctgaacgcatcgttccagaactgtctgaaagttttgtccgagcaaatggctgcaggattcaatttcataaataaaagtatgctcgagatgcacacacttctggtaacgatgcgttcagaggcaaaacagtcaccgaacaacactttttttcagtcggtgcttgagcaaatggagacgctatctacttctcagcagatgcaagtaatggaatcctgccagtctactctagcgctaattgcctctagagcagatagtctttccaaccattctccaactggccccccttcctccactgtccaccactacagccagtaccatcctcctgacccgtatcgccaaactgaccttgccccatcccgcccaactcgccatcatccacatcgtgccccgtcccaacagccacaacactttcagcgttcccgtgccccttcccaccagccacaccaccagctccgtgccccttcccaccatccacattaccagcctcccgcccgtgccacttcccacccatatgatgatcccgacccatacaacttcacatctacttcatcctcgcctcctctccctgcccacttccaacagactctatcaccctcttcccaaacatcttttacacacatcactcattctgccacccaatcctcacaaaacatttcctacacccctccatcctaccaaatttctaaccccaatcccactttcttgtccacccgctcaatagctttctccactccttcacccctaaccattgaacattctccaccaccatcacattcctctctccacactcccactgtcgaagtgtccctatctgacagtgcctccgatagtatctccaccccgacgtatgaaaacatttagtaccCCATTTTTTTGCGTGTTGTTACATtatgttaataaaactttttggttgaaaactctcttgtactgtatttattcattaggcacaaataacacttttgttaaaaaaggtttattggtaacagtagtactttgggtaaaacccaaaaaGATGCACGTCTTGGttcaaaaataaactcaaacaggtacccaacatgggtaaaaggtaaacccaaacaggtacgcaacatgagggcaaaaaccaaactggtacacaacatgggtaaggtaaaaacaacaggtacgcaacatgggtaaaaggttaacccaaacaggtacgcaacatgagggtaaaaaccaaactggtacaaaacatgggtaaggtaaaaccaacaggtacacaacatgggtaaaggttaaagtTATTACAAGGTACATACACAGTGTTTAAActctatcatcctgccagtgtattcttccttggggtgaaatgaaatattctgcaaagtgatcccatattctggaaactgtggcagaacttctgtatgtctggttgctataatccatcaaagtggtttcggcagagtggtcctcaatggaaagctgttccttggatataacataattgtgtaggacaacacacgctttcaccacctcatccacagtgtctgtctttaagtttatggatgtcaagagaactctccatttggcggttaggatcccaaacgcacactccaccattctccttgcacgtgtgggtctgtagttgaaaattcttttagtattggttaaacAACGGCTGGAGTAGagtttcaaaagatgctctgaaagctgaaaagcttcatccccaacacatacaaacggcattggtggctcagaggtttgaggcagtggtcttgggggggggggaaattgaaaggtttgtccatattaatgccgccccatagaagacagtttgaaaacttgcgaatcattagaacggccatacgccccaatgtccaccgctacaaatttgtaatccgcatcggcgatggccatcaggacgatggaaaagtacttcttgtagttgaaatactgagatccagaaccagccggtttcacgttacggatgtgtttcccgtccaccgcaccaaag
The Ranitomeya imitator isolate aRanImi1 chromosome 3, aRanImi1.pri, whole genome shotgun sequence genome window above contains:
- the LOC138671751 gene encoding uncharacterized protein, whose amino-acid sequence is MVTRSTVGSTREPAAQLNTSGAIPQEAATEGHFDSEEPSAPSHSAPSHSAPSHSAPSHSTDPSFPSTSAGASWPVPLHVAAGENIAFPVPHPSAAATSSTPVASGRFRQRGQVHSYAPEFLHLNASFQNCLKVLSEQMAAGFNFINKSMLEMHTLLVTMRSEAKQSPNNTFFQSVLEQMETLSTSQQMQVMESCQSTLALIASRADSLSNHSPTGPPSSTVHHYSQYHPPDPYRQTDLAPSRPTRHHPHRAPSQQPQHFQRSRAPSHQPHHQLRAPSHHPHYQPPARATSHPYDDPDPYNFTSTSSSPPLPAHFQQTLSPSSQTSFTHITHSATQSSQNISYTPPSYQISNPNPTFLSTRSIAFSTPSPLTIEHSPPPSHSSLHTPTVEVSLSDSASDSISTPTYENI